From Staphylococcus sp. M0911, a single genomic window includes:
- a CDS encoding ACT domain-containing protein has protein sequence MDNKEYRKFYLIREDVLPESVIKTLKIKDALKNNSELSIYDAVKQYGLSRSAFYKYRETIFPVDEKLLDHREFTLILYVNDIVGMLAQVLNTISQLQLSVLTIHQSVPMNDKATITLSLNASSSDLMIDDVVIALREIEHVSKVELISMSM, from the coding sequence ATGGACAATAAAGAATATAGGAAGTTTTATCTTATACGCGAAGATGTTTTACCTGAATCTGTAATTAAAACTTTGAAAATAAAAGATGCATTAAAAAATAATTCTGAGTTGTCCATCTATGATGCCGTAAAACAATACGGTTTGTCACGTAGCGCTTTTTATAAATATAGAGAAACTATATTTCCTGTAGATGAAAAATTATTAGATCATCGTGAATTCACATTAATTCTATATGTCAATGATATTGTAGGTATGTTGGCACAAGTATTAAATACAATTTCTCAATTACAGTTATCTGTACTTACTATACATCAAAGTGTACCGATGAATGATAAAGCGACAATTACCTTATCGTTAAATGCATCATCTTCAGATTTAATGATAGATGATGTAGTAATTGCTTTACGAGAAATTGAACATGTGTCTAAAGTAGAATTAATAAGCATGAGTATGTAA